A single window of Maylandia zebra isolate NMK-2024a linkage group LG2, Mzebra_GT3a, whole genome shotgun sequence DNA harbors:
- the LOC143413265 gene encoding protein NLRC3-like, translated as MPLDRKEVDVVWTKVQSGGSFINILFQLLEDNIITFVKNELKKIQKALNPNKPQCLEFQREDDEQRRNSREAFVKITVDFLRRMKQEELADRLQRQLPAAVCHRNLKSTLKKKFQCVFEGIAKAGNPTLLNQIYTELYITEGGTAEVNDEHEVRQIETASRKPDRPETTIRQEDIFKASPGRDEPIRTVLTKGVAGIGKTVLTQKYSLDWAEDKANQDIQFIFPFTFRELNVLRKKKFSLVGLVHHFFTETKEAGICSFEDFQVVFIFDGLDECRLPLDFHKTTILTDPRKSTSVDVLLINLIRGKLLPSARLWITTRPAAANQIPPDCVGMVTEVRGFTDPQKEEYFRKRFRDKEQASRIISHIKTSRSLHIMCHIPVFCWITATVLEDVLETREGGQLPNTLTEMYIHFLVVQAKVKKVKYDGGAETDPHWSPESRKMMESLGKLAFDQLQKGNLIFYESDLTECGIDIRAASVYSGVFTQIFKEERGLYQDKVFCFIHLSVQEFLAALHVHLTFINSGLNLMEQQQTKSIWSILFWKQKPEKEVKSVEKHFHHSAVDKALQSPNGHLDLFLRFLLGLSLQTNQTLLRGLLTQTGSSSQTNLETVQYIKKKLSKNLSAEKSINLFHCLNELNDRSLVDEIQQSLRSGRLSTDKLSPAQWSALVFILLSSEEDLDVFDLKKYSASEEALLRLLPVVKASNKALLSLCNLSERSCEALSSGLSSQSSNLRELDLSNNNLQDLGVKFLSEGLKNPHCKLETLSLSGCLITDEGCTSLASALSSNPSHLRELDLSYNHPGDSGIKLLSAGLKDPGWRLDTLRYGEKI; from the exons ATGCCCCTTGATCGTAAAGAAGTGGATGTTGTGTGGACTAAAGTTCAGAGTGGtggctcattcataaatattctgttccagctgctggaggacaacatcatcacttttgtgaagaacgagctgaagaagatccagaaggctctgaatccaaataagccccagtgcttggagtttcagagggaggatgatgagcagaggagaaacagcagagaggcatttgtgaagatcacagtggacttcctgaggagaatgaagcaggaggagctggctgaccgtctgcagagac aacttccagctgcagtttgtcatcgtaaccttaaatccaccctgaagaagaagttccagtgtgtgtttgagggcatcgctaaagcaggaaacccaaccctcctgaatcagatctacacagagctctacatcacagagggagggactgcagaggtcaatgatgaacatgaggtcagacagattgaaacagcatccaggaaaccagacagaccagaaacaaccatcagacaagaagacatctttaaagcctcacctggaagagatgaaccaatcagaacagtgctgacaaagggagtggctggcattgggaaaacagtcttaacacagaaatacagcctggactgggctgaagacaaagccaaccaggacatccagttcatatttccattcactttcagagagctgaatgtgctgaggaagaaaaagttcagcttggtgggacttgttcatcacttctttactgaaaccaaagaagcaggaatctgcagctttgaagacttccaggttgtgttcatctttgatggtctggatgagtgtcgacttcctctggacttccacaaaactacaatcctaactgaccctagaaagtccacctcagtggatgtgctgctgataaacctcatcagggggaaactgcttccctctgctcgcctctggataaccacacgacctgcagcagccaatcagatccctcctgactgtgtcggcatggtgacagaggtcagagggttcactgacccacagaaggaggagtacttcaggaagagattcagagataaggagcaggccagcaggatcatctcccacatcaagacatcacgaagcctccacatcatgtgccacatcccagtcttctgctggatcactgctacagttctggaggatgtgctggaaaccagagagggaggacagctgcccaacaccctgactgagatgtacatccacttcctggtggttcaggccaaagtgaagaaggtcaagtatgatggaggagctgagacagatccacactggagtcctgagagcaggaagatgatggagtctctggggaaactggcttttgatcagctgcagaaaggaaacctgatcttctatgaatcagacctgacagagtgtggcatcgatatcagagcagcctcagtgtactcaggagtgttcacacagatctttaaagaggagagaggactgtaccaggacaaggtgttctgcttcatccatctgagtgttcaggagtttctggctgcgcttcatgtccatctgaccttcatcaactctggactcaatctgatggaacaacaacaaacaaagtcCATATGGTCTATAttgttttggaaacaaaaacctgaaaaaGAAGTAAAATCTGTAGAGAAACACTTCCACCACAGTGCTGTGGataaggccttacagagtccaaatggacacctggacttattcctccgcttcctcctgggtctttcactgcaaaccaatcagactctcctacgaggtctgctgacacagacaggaagtagctcacagaccaatctggaaacagtccagtacatcaagaagaagctcagtaagaatctgtctgcagagaaaagcatcaatctgttccactgtctgaatgaactgaatgatcgttctctagtggatgagatccaacagtccctgagatcaggacgtctctccacagataaactgtctcctgctcagtggtcagctctggtcttcatcttactgtcatcagaagaagatctggatgtgtttgacctgaagaaatactctgcttcagaggaggctcttctgaggctgctgccagtggtcaaagcctccaacaaagctct actgagtctctgtaacctgtcagagagaagttgtgaagctctgtcctcaggtCTCAGCTCTCAGTCCTCTAATCTGAGAGAGCTTGACCTAAGTAACAATAACCTGCAGGATTTAGGCGTGAAGTTTCTGTCTGAAGGACTGAAGAATCCACACTGCaaactggaaactctcag
- the LOC143413433 gene encoding uncharacterized protein LOC143413433 — protein MAEMAAAVRVRDPHFFGEEDQQLCRQATGEKYLKWVKDFVSKNKSMCVHLKKPSGADLWIEELENTKYNGDDDEVNAWGKFYLPEIVKMQVIGVVKGTSCPCDELVLMTCEDKKLYGYDGEELHLVASSFLELCDKTIEYPASKRYYNGEAFKDMTEEDWKKVKMSDVGRKLQEEHKKLVNETQSAFVSLIS, from the exons ATGGCTGAGATGGCTGCAGCTGTACGTGTGAG ggatcctcatttttttggtgaggaagatcagcagctgtgtcgacaggcaacag GTGAAAAGTACCTGAAATGGGTGAAagattttgtttccaaaaacaaaagcatgtgcGTTCACCTGAAGAAGCCAAGTGGTGCTGACCTGTGGATAGAAGAGCTTGAGAACACCAAATACAACGGGGATGATGATGAAGTTAACGCCTGGGGAAAATTCTACCTTCCCGAGATTGTAAAAATGCAGGTTATTGGTGTGGTAAAGGGCACCTCATGTCCATGTGACGAGCTTGTGCTGATGACGTGTGAGGACAAAAAGCTGTACGGCTATGACGGAGAGGAGCTGCATCTGGTGGCTTCCAGTTTCCTGGAACTATGTGACAAAACGATAGAGTATCCAGCATCCAAGCGCTACTACAATGGAGAGGCCTTCAAAGATATG actgaggaggactggaaaaaagTTAAGATGAGTGATGTGgggaggaaactgcaggaagaaCATAAAAAGCTGGTAAATGAAACCCAGTCAGCGTTCGTAAGCCTAATATCATAG
- the LOC112434272 gene encoding uncharacterized protein LOC112434272 produces MDQCEDREEGAPPSKSTLCGEHESQTKAQRNQPGPPPSSVSYESNSVKDAIKIFEQRQSAEKRIHQRLKPGPRPSSVSLQSDGSKGLPIEFKAQPVSAAER; encoded by the exons atggatcagtgtgaggacagagaggagggagcccctccctctaaaagcactctgtgtggggaacatgagagtcagaccaaagctcagag gaaccagcctggacctccacccagctctgtgtctTATGAAAGTAACTCAGTCAAAGATGCCATTAAGATATTTGagcaaagacagtcagctgagaAAAG GATCCATCAGAGACTCAAACCTGGACCTCgacccagctctgtgtccttacAGAGTGACGGGTCTAAAGGTCTTCCCATTGAATTTAAAGCCCagcctgtgtctgctgcagagaggtga